In Methanosphaera sp. ISO3-F5, a genomic segment contains:
- a CDS encoding DEAD/DEAH box helicase family protein, with the protein MKNKDQRKLFKHQENAINFWFDHSCKGIFEMATGTGKTFTALKSLEKLLKKDNQILTVIASPQAHISLQWINEINNLGFANCYNFFGSVNNQWYKELSKLITRINLNVQFNKPNIICTTHKSFSNEKFIKLIKQIKKKCVIIDEMHHVGSDVLSNGLLESYDYRLGLSATPSRFMDDEGTEKLLDYFNNNIYSFTLKDALTTINEITGETFLTPYNYYPYKVRLTPKEEEEYIKLSKSILISFNSKNQNKKNLKKLIIKRKKIVNNAINKYEIFKKILDEIEDKDHLIVFCSDKQISNVLKILNEKNFTRHRFTEKEKSYSSKKYNGLSQREKILKEFDDGDINVIVAIKCLDEGVDVPSANKVIIMSSSTNPIEYVQRRGRVLRRYKNKKIARIYDLTVIQNEDIRFNSLNKNEINRLNNFIDTANNKLECYKLLDKWGVL; encoded by the coding sequence ATGAAAAATAAAGATCAACGTAAATTATTTAAACACCAAGAAAATGCTATAAATTTTTGGTTTGACCATTCATGCAAAGGAATCTTTGAAATGGCTACAGGTACTGGAAAAACGTTTACTGCATTAAAATCTCTTGAAAAATTATTAAAAAAGGATAATCAAATTTTAACTGTTATAGCATCCCCTCAAGCTCATATATCATTACAATGGATTAATGAAATAAATAATTTAGGATTTGCAAATTGTTATAACTTTTTTGGTAGCGTAAATAATCAGTGGTATAAGGAACTTTCTAAATTAATTACTAGAATTAATTTAAATGTACAGTTTAATAAACCCAACATTATTTGTACTACTCATAAATCATTCTCTAATGAAAAATTTATTAAATTAATTAAACAAATTAAGAAAAAATGTGTAATAATTGATGAAATGCATCATGTTGGTTCTGATGTACTAAGTAATGGTCTATTAGAATCATATGATTATAGATTAGGTTTAAGTGCTACTCCTTCAAGGTTTATGGATGATGAGGGTACAGAAAAATTATTAGATTATTTTAATAATAATATTTACTCATTTACATTGAAAGATGCTTTAACAACAATTAATGAAATAACTGGTGAAACTTTTTTAACACCATATAATTATTATCCATATAAAGTTAGATTAACACCTAAAGAAGAAGAGGAATATATTAAATTATCTAAATCTATTCTAATTTCATTTAACTCTAAAAATCAAAACAAAAAAAATCTTAAAAAACTCATAATTAAACGTAAAAAAATTGTAAACAATGCGATTAATAAATATGAAATTTTTAAGAAAATTTTAGATGAAATAGAAGATAAAGATCATTTAATAGTTTTTTGTTCAGATAAACAAATAAGTAATGTTTTAAAAATTCTTAACGAAAAAAACTTCACTAGACATAGATTTACTGAAAAAGAAAAATCTTACTCGAGTAAGAAATATAATGGATTATCCCAAAGAGAAAAAATATTGAAAGAATTTGATGATGGAGACATTAATGTTATTGTAGCTATAAAATGTTTAGATGAAGGTGTGGATGTACCTTCAGCAAATAAAGTAATTATTATGTCAAGTTCTACAAACCCTATAGAATATGTACAAAGAAGAGGAAGAGTTTTAAGAAGATATAAAAATAAAAAAATTGCAAGAATATATGATTTAACAGTTATTCAAAATGAAGACATAAGATTTAACTCTTTAAATAAAAATGAAATTAATAGATTAAATAATTTTATTGATACTGCAAATAATAAATTAGAATGTTACAAATTATTAGATAAATGGGGAGTTTTATAA